TACTGGGTCTACCTCGAGGTCAACGAGGGCTCCTACGGGGCCCGGGCCACGAGCGACGGGCCGGACTCCGTGGACAACCTCATCGCCAACACGCGCAACAACCCGATCGAGGAGCTGGAGTGGCGGTTCCCGATGCGCACCGACCGGTACGAGCTGCGCTCCGAGCCGGCCGCGGCCGGGGAGTACCGCGGCGGCATCGGCATCGTGCGCGAGAACACCTTCCTCACGGACACGGTGGTCACGTGCGAGGGCGAGCGCCACGACTCGGACGCGCCGTGGGGCGCCTACGGCGGGCACGACGGGCTCAACGCCTCCCTGGTGAAGAACCCCGGCCGCGAGGGCGAGGAGTCCTGGCCGTCCAAGGTGACCGGCCGCCAGATCCAGGCCGGTGACTCCCTCCAGATCACCGTCCCCAGCGGCGGCGGCTTCGGCGATCCGCTGAAGCGCGATCCGTTGCGCGTGCTCGAGGACGTCCTGGACGGCTTCACCACCGCCGAGGCCGCCACGCGCGACTACGGCGTCGTCCTCAAGGAGGTGGACGGCCGGCTCACGGTCGACCTGACGGCCACCGCCCAGCAGCGCGAGCGGCGGGGCGCGGAGCTCAGCACCGTCTCCTGACCCGGGGCAGCACCACGCGAGGGGTGGCCGGGGCCGGTCACGCACCGGCCCCGGCCACCCCTTCCCCCGTTCCGGCTCCCGCACCGCCCTCCCCAGCGGTACTCATCGGCACCCCGCCCCGGCCGTTCGCGCCCTCGGGCACCCCCTCCCACCCACGCAAGGAACCGCCATGTCCATCACCCAAACCCGGCAGGTCGAGTCCACCGACATCACCCCCCAGGACGTCCGCCTGGCCACCTGGATCTGTTTCTTCGCCTGGACCTTCGCGGTCTACGACTTCGTCCTCTTCGGCAACCTGTTGCCCCAGTTGGCCTCCGACCTCGGGTGGTCCGCCGCCCAGTCCACCGAGGTGAACACGTGGGTCACGGCGGGCACCGCGCTGGTGGCCTTCGCGATCGGCCCCGTGGTCGACCGGATCGGCCGCCGCAAGGGCATCCTCGTCGCGGTCATCGGGGCGGCGGTCGCCTCCCTGCTGACCGCCATGGTCGGCTGGGTCGCCGGCATCACCGTCGGACTGGGGATCGTCTTCCTCGTCCTCGTCCGCTCCCTCGCCGGCCTGGGCTACGCCGAACAGGCCATCAACGCGGCCTACCTCAACGAGATGTTCGCCCACAGCCACGCGGACCCGGCCAGGGCCCGGCGCCGCGGACTGGTGTACTCGCTCGTCCAGTCGGGCTGGCCGATCGGCTCCGTGCTCGCCGCCGGCTCGGTCTACCTGCTGTTCCCGGTCGGCGGGTGGCAACTGTGCTTCATCGTCGCCGCGGTCCCGGCCGTGTTCATCGTCATCGCCGGCCGCTGGCTGCGGGAGAGCCCCCAGTTCGCCCGCCGTCGGGAGATCGACCACCTGCTCGCCGAGGGCAAGGAGGTCGAGGCCCAGCGCCTCGGCGTGCAGCACGGGATCGACGTCACCGCCCAGGCCAGCCCCCTCGTCTCCGTGTTCCGCGGGGAATCGCTGCGGTCCACCCTCACGATCGGCGGCGCCTTCCTGCTGAACTGGCTCGGCGTGCTGGCCTTCTCCATCCTCGGCACCTCACTGCTGTCCGCGCCGGACGGCAAGGACATCGCCTTCGACAACGCGCTGCTGATCCTGATCATCTCCAACGCCACCGCCTTCGCCGGGTACCTGTTCCACGGCTGGCTCGGCGACCGGATCGGGCGGCGCAACGCGATCGGGATCGGCTGGATCCTGTGCGCGGTCTCCTTCTTCACCATGCTCCAGGTGCCCAACGGGGACTTCCCGCTGATCGTGGCCCTGTACAGCGCCGGACTGTTCTTCCTGATCGGCCCGTTCTCCGCCCTGCTGTTCTTCACCGGCGAGAGCTTCCCGGTCCACACCCGCGCCACGGGCAGCTCGATCATCAACGCCGCCGGCCAGGTCGGGGCCATCATCGGCGGCCTGCTGCTCACCGCCACCCTGACCGCCGGGGCGGGCTGGGTCAACGCGGCGATGTGGTGGGGCGTCGTCCCCATCCTGGCCTCGGGGCTGCTGATCTTCGCCGCCCGGAACGTCGATCCCCGGACCGTCCGCACCGACTGATCGGCACGGATCCAGGCCCGAGACCGGCCTCCGCCCGGCGGCACCTCCATCGAGCCCGGGAGGTGCCGCCGGGCGGAGGTCATCCACCTCCTGGGGATCGGAGACCGCAGCAGGGCCACCGCGCCCAGGACCTTCCGCAGACTTGTAAAGCGGCCTTTACGTCAAGCGGTCTTGTCTGTAAAGTGTGTTTGACACTGCAGGTCATGGACGAGGGGAAGGACCTCCACGATGGACACCAACAGGGGCATGAAGAGCGCATGGGGGCGGGCGCGGTTCGGCGGCGGCTCGACAACACTGCTGGCGGCCTCACTGACTGCCGGAGCCCTCGTGTCAGCCGGCCTGGGCGGACTCTTCCTGGTTCTGGGCAACACGCAGGATCCGGTGCTGGCCTTCTCCGTGGTCGCCGTCGTCACCCTGCCGGTCACGGCAGTGCTCGCCTGGGCGGTGCTGGTGGATCGCTCAACGCTGGCCGGGGCTCTCGAGAAGCCGGAGGACTCGATCGAGTCGGCCTGGTACGACAGGGCGGCCGGCGGGGCGTTCGGAGACGTCCTCATCGTCGGGGGCCTCGGTGCCGGTGCGCTCGCGTTCACGGGAACCGAGGCACCCTTGGCCTGGGCGTTGTCCGCACTGGTCCTCTTTGCCATGCTGGACCTCGCCGTGCGCTACCTGTGGCTGAAGAGGGCGGCGCGGTAGTGGAGAACACGCTTCCGCAGCACCGGCAGGGCCTTGGCTGGTCCCAGCAGC
This genomic window from Citricoccus sp. SGAir0253 contains:
- a CDS encoding MFS transporter, which codes for MSITQTRQVESTDITPQDVRLATWICFFAWTFAVYDFVLFGNLLPQLASDLGWSAAQSTEVNTWVTAGTALVAFAIGPVVDRIGRRKGILVAVIGAAVASLLTAMVGWVAGITVGLGIVFLVLVRSLAGLGYAEQAINAAYLNEMFAHSHADPARARRRGLVYSLVQSGWPIGSVLAAGSVYLLFPVGGWQLCFIVAAVPAVFIVIAGRWLRESPQFARRREIDHLLAEGKEVEAQRLGVQHGIDVTAQASPLVSVFRGESLRSTLTIGGAFLLNWLGVLAFSILGTSLLSAPDGKDIAFDNALLILIISNATAFAGYLFHGWLGDRIGRRNAIGIGWILCAVSFFTMLQVPNGDFPLIVALYSAGLFFLIGPFSALLFFTGESFPVHTRATGSSIINAAGQVGAIIGGLLLTATLTAGAGWVNAAMWWGVVPILASGLLIFAARNVDPRTVRTD